One Gimesia aquarii DNA segment encodes these proteins:
- a CDS encoding DUF1501 domain-containing protein, which yields MLSILGPETQLCDRVSRREILKIGALGLGGLTLPQLLQAESNSGQSKRQKAVIMIYMCGAPSHQDMYDLKMDAPSEIRGEFRPVNTQVPGFQICEHLPKLGKIADKIIPLRSVHGSPNGAHDSFICYTGRTTRNQPAGGWPAIGSVVSKLQGPANPAVPPFVGLSPDARHPPYGSPGLPGFLGVSHAAFRPSGPARKNMVLNGIDATRLDDRKQLLASFDQFKREADSSGSMVGMDDMNEQVFNILTSNRLVNALDLSQEDPATRARYGKGDPKNFGDGAPRNLEHFLMARRLVEAGARIVTLNFGRWDFHSNNFSGLKNTHLPLFDQGLATLIEDLHERGMADDVAVVAWGEFGRTPKINKDAGRDHWPAVGGGLLAGGGFKTGQVIGSTDRLGAQIADRPIHFGEVFATLYHHLGIDYTAASIQDLSGRPHYLVDNYSPMPEVI from the coding sequence ATGCTTTCCATATTGGGTCCAGAAACTCAACTTTGTGATCGTGTTTCTCGTCGAGAAATCCTGAAAATCGGCGCACTCGGTTTAGGTGGTCTCACTCTGCCTCAACTTCTTCAAGCAGAGTCCAATTCAGGACAAAGCAAACGGCAAAAAGCAGTCATCATGATTTACATGTGTGGTGCTCCTTCGCATCAGGACATGTATGATCTGAAAATGGACGCTCCTTCTGAAATCCGTGGTGAATTCAGACCAGTCAACACACAAGTTCCCGGGTTCCAGATTTGTGAGCATCTTCCCAAACTGGGAAAGATCGCTGACAAAATTATTCCACTACGTTCCGTGCATGGATCACCCAACGGGGCACATGATTCGTTCATCTGTTATACAGGTCGAACCACTCGGAATCAGCCAGCCGGTGGCTGGCCCGCCATCGGTTCTGTTGTTTCTAAATTGCAAGGTCCAGCGAATCCTGCGGTGCCACCTTTTGTTGGGCTCTCTCCTGATGCCCGCCATCCCCCTTATGGATCTCCCGGACTCCCTGGTTTTCTGGGTGTAAGTCACGCGGCTTTTCGTCCTTCCGGTCCCGCGCGAAAAAATATGGTTTTGAATGGCATCGATGCGACACGCTTAGATGACCGTAAACAACTACTGGCCTCTTTTGACCAATTCAAACGCGAAGCAGACTCAAGTGGTTCCATGGTGGGCATGGATGATATGAACGAACAGGTTTTTAATATCCTGACTTCCAACCGTCTGGTCAATGCGCTTGATCTTTCTCAGGAAGACCCAGCTACCAGAGCACGCTATGGAAAAGGAGATCCCAAGAACTTTGGTGATGGTGCGCCTCGTAATCTTGAGCATTTTCTCATGGCGCGACGTCTGGTCGAAGCGGGGGCAAGGATCGTTACATTGAATTTTGGTCGTTGGGATTTTCACAGCAACAATTTCAGTGGATTAAAAAATACACATCTCCCACTTTTTGACCAGGGGTTAGCCACACTGATAGAAGATTTACACGAACGAGGAATGGCAGACGATGTGGCCGTTGTCGCGTGGGGCGAATTCGGGCGGACTCCCAAAATCAATAAAGATGCGGGACGTGATCACTGGCCAGCCGTCGGTGGCGGATTACTGGCAGGAGGTGGTTTCAAAACCGGACAGGTGATTGGTAGTACGGATCGATTGGGAGCGCAAATCGCTGATCGCCCGATCCACTTTGGGGAAGTGTTTGCCACTCTCTATCACCATTTGGGCATCGATTATACTGCCGCCTCAATCCAAGATCTCTCTGGTCGTCCACATTATCTGGTCGATAACTATTCTCCCATGCCAGAAGTCATTTGA
- a CDS encoding geranylgeranyl reductase family protein, translating to MIEESCDVLIVGGGPGGSSCAWGLRDSGLDVLILDKATFPRDKICAGWITPAVAELLDIDLLSYDRDHILQPITHFRTGIIDGATVETEYSDIVSYGIRRCEFDDYLLKRCRARTRLGEALKSIERLDDAWIVNGCLHAKFVVGAGGHFCPVARWLNQESHSEKSVVLAQEAEFPLNQEQQELCRVKPDTPELYFCRDLKGYGWCFLKDGYLNVGLGREGEKQLSAVRDEFTHFLDRQGRVPREILGKFRGHAYRLYGLQKRKIIDDGMLLIGDAAGLAVPQSGEGIRPAVESGLIAADVIQNCQQQYSRDCLVTYQEKLINRFGKWPDAPAKSVVPAALRQFIGRQLMTSQWFTRKVLLDRWFLQRHLPPLIRN from the coding sequence GTGATTGAGGAGTCCTGTGATGTTCTGATTGTTGGTGGAGGACCAGGAGGTTCCTCTTGTGCATGGGGCTTACGCGATTCGGGGCTGGACGTACTTATTCTTGATAAAGCAACATTTCCACGCGATAAAATTTGCGCAGGATGGATTACTCCCGCTGTTGCTGAATTGCTCGATATCGATTTGCTATCGTATGACCGAGATCATATTCTCCAGCCTATCACCCATTTTCGGACAGGGATTATCGATGGTGCGACTGTTGAGACGGAATACTCGGATATCGTCAGTTATGGAATCCGTCGTTGTGAGTTTGACGATTATTTGCTCAAACGTTGTCGTGCTCGAACCAGATTAGGAGAAGCGTTAAAGTCGATTGAGCGTCTGGATGATGCATGGATCGTCAATGGTTGTCTGCACGCAAAATTTGTCGTTGGTGCAGGCGGTCATTTCTGTCCGGTAGCCCGATGGCTGAATCAAGAAAGCCACTCTGAAAAATCAGTCGTCTTAGCGCAAGAAGCGGAATTCCCACTCAATCAGGAACAACAAGAGCTTTGTCGTGTAAAACCAGACACACCAGAACTTTATTTCTGTCGCGATTTAAAAGGTTATGGCTGGTGTTTTCTGAAAGACGGCTATTTAAATGTCGGCCTGGGACGCGAAGGTGAAAAACAACTTTCGGCAGTACGAGATGAGTTTACGCATTTTCTGGATCGACAGGGACGTGTTCCCAGGGAGATTCTTGGAAAATTTCGTGGACATGCCTATCGCCTGTATGGTTTGCAAAAGCGTAAAATTATAGACGATGGAATGTTATTGATCGGTGATGCTGCTGGCCTGGCAGTCCCGCAAAGTGGGGAAGGAATTCGACCTGCAGTGGAATCAGGGCTCATCGCAGCGGATGTGATTCAAAATTGTCAGCAACAATATTCCAGAGATTGTTTGGTTACCTATCAGGAGAAACTTATCAATCGATTTGGGAAGTGGCCTGACGCTCCTGCAAAGAGTGTTGTGCCGGCGGCACTTCGGCAGTTTATCGGCAGACAATTAATGACTTCCCAATGGTTCACTCGGAAAGTCCTGCTGGATCGCTGGTTTCTGCAAAGACATTTACCACCATTGATCCGCAACTAA
- a CDS encoding SAM-dependent methyltransferase yields MNPAKIDSASKEAQPREIVNSESKTVLSSDPPGSPDPQHTLSKATTFDKWLMRTMLQKAGNPDIEVVLWDKSIISNRTSTPSVRVHIHNRSTLYKLMLDPSLYFGDGYSQGTIEVEGDLILFNEEMNRGTNSINTKRFYRDRMRSCFNWLKRNTIDAARTNIHHHYDIGNEFYQLWLDEQLAYTCAYFSDTAMSLESAQIAKMDHVCRKVGLKPGDTVVEAGCGWGALALHMAKYYGAKVKAFNISHEQIVYARERAKVEGLSDRVEFVEDDWRNITGSYDSFVSVGMLEHVGLKNYEKLGEVIARCQSVHGRGLIHSIGCNSPRVLDSWTTKRIFPGAHVPSLSEMMQIFEPQKFSVLDVENIRLHYALTLQHWLQRYEQHLDRVTEMFDDNFIRAWRLYLSASVAAFRAGSLQLFQVVFTNGANNEIPWTRAGLYQDNASGPMRG; encoded by the coding sequence GTGAATCCAGCAAAAATTGACTCTGCATCAAAAGAAGCTCAACCAAGAGAAATTGTCAATTCTGAAAGTAAAACGGTTCTTTCGAGCGATCCGCCTGGATCACCTGATCCTCAACATACTTTGAGTAAAGCCACCACCTTTGACAAATGGCTCATGCGAACCATGTTGCAGAAGGCAGGAAATCCCGACATTGAAGTGGTTTTATGGGACAAGTCCATTATCTCTAATAGAACTTCTACTCCTTCTGTTCGCGTGCATATTCATAATCGGAGTACCCTCTATAAATTGATGCTCGATCCCAGTCTTTATTTTGGTGATGGGTATTCACAGGGCACGATCGAAGTCGAAGGCGATTTGATTTTGTTTAATGAAGAAATGAATCGCGGGACAAATTCGATTAATACGAAGCGGTTTTATCGAGATAGAATGCGCAGCTGTTTTAACTGGCTCAAACGCAATACGATTGATGCTGCTCGAACGAATATTCATCACCATTACGATATCGGAAATGAATTCTATCAACTCTGGCTTGACGAGCAACTGGCTTATACCTGCGCATATTTTTCTGACACGGCGATGTCTCTGGAATCGGCACAAATTGCAAAGATGGATCATGTTTGTCGAAAAGTAGGACTGAAACCAGGAGATACTGTTGTCGAAGCGGGCTGTGGATGGGGGGCCCTGGCTTTGCATATGGCAAAATATTATGGAGCCAAAGTGAAAGCGTTTAATATTTCTCACGAACAAATTGTTTACGCACGTGAGCGTGCGAAAGTGGAAGGCTTGAGTGATCGGGTTGAATTCGTTGAAGATGACTGGCGCAACATTACCGGAAGCTATGACTCTTTTGTTTCTGTCGGGATGCTAGAGCATGTTGGTTTGAAAAATTATGAAAAACTGGGCGAAGTCATTGCCCGTTGTCAAAGCGTCCATGGTCGAGGCTTAATTCACTCGATTGGTTGCAACTCGCCACGCGTGCTGGACAGCTGGACCACCAAACGCATTTTTCCTGGCGCTCATGTTCCCAGTCTGAGTGAGATGATGCAAATTTTTGAACCGCAGAAATTTTCCGTTCTCGATGTCGAAAATATTCGTTTGCATTATGCCCTCACCTTGCAACATTGGTTACAAAGATATGAGCAGCACCTAGACCGTGTCACAGAAATGTTCGATGATAATTTTATTCGTGCCTGGCGACTTTATTTATCAGCTTCTGTTGCCGCTTTTCGAGCAGGGTCACTTCAGCTATTTCAGGTCGTGTTTACGAATGGGGCTAATAATGAAATTCCCTGGACGCGAGCCGGTTTGTATCAGGATAATGCATCTGGACCAATGAGAGGATAA
- a CDS encoding FAD-dependent oxidoreductase, giving the protein MKRRHFLSQCGLIGSSIFSPAFLQALQSQNCYATSPLELKADVVIIGGGLGGCAAALAACRNGATVILTEPTDWIGGQISQQAVPPDEHRWIESFGRTKSYAQLRTLIRSYYKQHYPLTSKAQQIPNLNPGNGSVSRICHEPKVGLAALQSMLAPEISRGQLTLLLNTSPVSANYTGDQVEAVKCHTSGLNKSVTLQGKYFVDASEEGDLLPLTGTEYVLGAESQKETNEPHAPAHANPANIQSFTHCFAIDHLEGEDHTIERPPMYEFWKNHVPPLTPAWSGKILSLDYSYPRTLKPKTLSFVPSGKEAVLPRTKTLNLWRYRRMIDRNNFIPGTYASDITVVNWPQNDYMLGNITDVTPAEREKHLDAAKQLSLSLLYWLQTEAPRPDGQQGWKGLRLRKDIVGTDDGLAKYPYIRESRRIKAELTIKEQDLTLTERTKVMGKDHKPLLAKPFSDSVGIGYYHLDLHPSSGGDNYIDMASVPFQIPLGAMIPQRIENVIPACKNIGTTHISNGCYRLHPVEWSIGEAAGALCARAISKGTTPRMIRNNPQQLEDFQNLLTKQGIELEWSQLS; this is encoded by the coding sequence ATGAAACGACGACATTTTTTATCTCAGTGTGGACTCATTGGTTCCAGTATATTTAGTCCCGCTTTCTTGCAAGCTTTACAATCTCAAAATTGCTATGCTACCAGCCCATTAGAACTCAAAGCCGATGTCGTGATCATCGGTGGTGGCTTGGGAGGTTGTGCAGCCGCTCTCGCAGCCTGTCGTAATGGAGCGACTGTAATTTTGACCGAACCAACAGACTGGATCGGAGGCCAGATTTCACAACAGGCTGTGCCTCCCGATGAGCACAGGTGGATTGAATCATTTGGTCGCACAAAATCGTATGCGCAACTGCGAACTCTTATCCGCAGTTATTACAAGCAGCATTATCCATTAACGAGCAAGGCACAACAGATTCCCAATTTGAACCCGGGTAATGGTTCCGTCTCGCGCATCTGTCACGAACCCAAGGTGGGACTTGCGGCATTGCAATCGATGTTAGCACCTGAAATCAGTCGAGGGCAATTGACATTGCTTTTGAATACATCTCCAGTCAGTGCCAATTATACTGGTGATCAGGTTGAGGCAGTGAAGTGCCACACTTCAGGGTTGAACAAATCAGTTACATTACAAGGAAAATATTTTGTCGACGCCAGCGAAGAAGGGGACTTACTTCCTTTAACGGGAACAGAGTACGTGTTAGGTGCAGAGTCACAAAAAGAGACCAATGAACCACACGCACCTGCACATGCCAATCCGGCAAACATTCAATCGTTTACACATTGTTTTGCCATAGACCACCTGGAAGGGGAAGACCACACCATCGAGCGGCCCCCAATGTACGAATTCTGGAAGAATCATGTTCCACCATTAACACCAGCCTGGTCAGGTAAAATTCTTTCGCTTGATTACTCTTACCCCCGTACCTTAAAACCCAAAACACTCTCATTTGTTCCCAGCGGTAAAGAAGCAGTTCTGCCAAGAACCAAAACGCTGAATCTCTGGCGTTATCGCAGAATGATTGATCGCAACAATTTTATTCCGGGTACTTATGCCAGCGACATTACGGTTGTCAATTGGCCACAGAATGATTACATGCTGGGCAACATAACAGATGTGACTCCCGCCGAACGAGAGAAGCACTTGGACGCTGCGAAACAACTCAGCCTCTCGTTACTCTATTGGCTTCAAACAGAAGCTCCCAGACCCGATGGTCAGCAAGGCTGGAAAGGACTGCGTCTGCGAAAAGATATTGTGGGTACAGATGACGGACTGGCCAAGTATCCCTACATTCGTGAGTCTCGCCGCATTAAAGCAGAGCTGACAATCAAAGAACAAGACTTGACTCTTACAGAACGAACCAAAGTCATGGGTAAAGACCATAAACCACTCCTGGCAAAGCCATTCTCAGACTCGGTTGGCATTGGATATTATCATCTGGATCTTCATCCCAGTTCCGGGGGGGACAACTATATCGACATGGCGAGTGTCCCTTTTCAAATTCCACTCGGTGCAATGATTCCTCAACGAATTGAAAACGTAATTCCAGCGTGCAAAAACATTGGTACGACCCACATCTCGAATGGCTGCTACCGTTTGCATCCGGTGGAATGGTCGATTGGTGAAGCAGCAGGAGCACTCTGTGCCCGGGCGATCTCTAAAGGTACCACACCGCGGATGATTCGAAACAACCCACAACAACTTGAGGATTTTCAGAATCTACTGACAAAGCAGGGAATCGAACTCGAATGGTCTCAATTAAGCTAG